A genomic segment from Dethiosulfovibrio russensis encodes:
- a CDS encoding adenosine-specific kinase — protein MAEISRWCVEDMVIPENCNIVLGQSHFIKTVEDLYEALVTSSPSLEFGVAFCEASGDCLIRKDGNAPDLVETAVENAGKIAAGHSFVVLLRNGYPINVLDRIKGCQEVCRIFAATANPIQVLVAETEQGRGVVGVVDGFVPKGVESEEDVAARKSLLKDIIGYKR, from the coding sequence ATGGCTGAGATTTCGAGATGGTGCGTCGAGGATATGGTCATTCCGGAGAACTGCAACATAGTGTTGGGGCAGAGCCATTTCATAAAGACCGTAGAGGACCTTTACGAGGCTCTTGTGACCTCGTCGCCTTCGCTGGAATTCGGCGTAGCCTTCTGCGAGGCCTCGGGAGATTGTCTCATTCGAAAGGATGGCAATGCTCCCGACCTGGTCGAGACGGCGGTTGAGAACGCCGGAAAGATCGCTGCTGGTCATAGTTTCGTCGTGCTTTTGAGAAACGGCTATCCCATAAACGTGTTGGACCGTATAAAAGGGTGTCAGGAGGTTTGCCGGATTTTCGCCGCCACGGCGAATCCGATTCAGGTTTTGGTCGCGGAGACGGAGCAGGGCAGAGGGGTTGTAGGCGTGGTGGACGGCTTCGTTCCCAAGGGAGTCGAGTCCGAGGAGGATGTAGCGGCCAGAAAAAGCCTCCTCAAAGATATCATAGGATACAAAAGGTGA